A window of the Janthinobacterium agaricidamnosum NBRC 102515 = DSM 9628 genome harbors these coding sequences:
- a CDS encoding glycosyltransferase, whose product MRAGILSYPMLFQRDGGLQIQVRETIAALNRVSAGSGRPLQVELVDANHERLDDYDLIHVFSAINGNYRIVELASELGLPVVLSPLLSPGWNRGSGLRARLADRLAGRLTEWNVQTSYAQSKRALQLADLVIALGDAERQAIIDGFQVAPDKIQVFPNGINPHFFTSDSKLFRRETGIGGPFVLMVGAISPYKNQLGLARALQGSGLPLVMIGTPQRQDLAYLQDLLHLPLVTWLGALEHAAPLLASAFHAAAVVALPSHGEVFPLAVLEALAAGTPVVMTAQSALDLPDAAFALKKVHWDDAVAQRNAIEALVAARPEREKVRALVAHFTWERVAAQIADAYFDLLERHAKAGEGRLHVV is encoded by the coding sequence ATGCGTGCAGGCATATTGTCGTACCCGATGCTGTTCCAGCGCGATGGCGGCCTGCAAATCCAGGTGCGTGAAACGATTGCTGCGCTGAACCGTGTCAGCGCCGGTTCCGGGCGCCCGCTGCAAGTCGAACTGGTCGACGCCAACCATGAGAGGCTGGACGATTACGACTTGATCCACGTGTTTTCTGCGATCAATGGCAATTACCGCATCGTCGAACTGGCCAGCGAACTGGGTTTGCCGGTGGTCTTGTCGCCGCTGCTGTCGCCAGGCTGGAACCGGGGCAGCGGCTTGCGCGCGCGGCTGGCCGACCGGCTGGCCGGCAGATTGACCGAGTGGAATGTGCAAACCAGCTATGCGCAAAGCAAGCGTGCGCTGCAACTGGCCGACCTGGTGATCGCGCTGGGCGACGCCGAACGGCAAGCGATCATCGATGGCTTCCAGGTCGCGCCGGACAAGATCCAGGTTTTTCCGAACGGCATTAACCCGCATTTCTTTACGTCGGATAGCAAGCTGTTCCGCCGCGAAACCGGCATCGGCGGGCCGTTCGTGCTGATGGTCGGCGCGATTTCGCCCTATAAAAACCAGCTCGGGCTGGCGCGGGCCTTGCAAGGCTCAGGGCTGCCGCTGGTGATGATCGGCACGCCGCAGCGGCAAGACCTGGCTTATCTGCAAGACTTGCTGCACTTGCCGCTGGTCACCTGGCTGGGCGCGCTGGAACATGCCGCCCCCTTGCTGGCCAGCGCCTTCCATGCGGCGGCGGTGGTGGCCTTGCCCAGCCATGGCGAAGTGTTTCCGCTGGCAGTGCTGGAAGCGCTGGCGGCCGGCACGCCGGTGGTGATGACGGCGCAAAGCGCGCTGGACTTGCCGGATGCGGCCTTTGCGCTGAAGAAAGTGCATTGGGACGATGCTGTCGCGCAGCGCAACGCCATCGAAGCGCTGGTCGCAGCCAGGCCCGAACGCGAAAAAGTGCGCGCGCTGGTGGCCCATTTCACGTGGGAACGGGTGGCTGCGCAAATTGCCGACGCCTATTTCGATTTGCTGGAACGTCATGCCAAGGCCGGGGAGGGCCGGCTGCATGTTGTTTAA
- a CDS encoding TIGR04063 family PEP-CTERM/XrtA system glycosyltransferase, which yields MRILHILDHSLPLQSGYTFRTLAILKQQRAFGWSTSHLTSAKQSQHRDRHDQQSGLAEQRVDGWHFFRTAPSRHWWACLPLLGHYSIIIGLRQRLRQLAQQLRPDILHAHSPALNAIAALSVGRALGIPVVYEIRAFWEDAAADHGTGRINGLRYRLSRALESYALHRVDAVTTICEGLRIDLAARGIPAAKITVIPNAVDSSAFERPSADGPQLARQLGLHGHLVLGFIGSFYAYEGLALLLQAMPRLLAAFPSLRLLLAGGGPQEAELMRLSERLGISRQVVFAGRVPHAQIGAYYQMIDMLVYPRLPMRLTELVTPLKPLEAMAQGRLVVASDVGGHRELISHGKTGILFEAGKADALADAVLQLLHDADSWPFLRRAARHYVLQERNWSSSVSRYAGIYQRLISNNQSHQSPSKPSSKVPP from the coding sequence ATGCGCATCCTGCACATACTGGATCATTCGCTGCCGCTGCAAAGCGGCTATACCTTTCGCACGCTGGCGATCTTGAAGCAGCAGCGCGCCTTCGGCTGGTCGACCAGCCATTTGACCAGCGCAAAACAAAGCCAGCATCGAGACAGGCACGACCAGCAATCCGGCCTGGCCGAACAGCGCGTCGACGGCTGGCATTTTTTTCGCACCGCGCCCAGCCGCCACTGGTGGGCCTGCCTGCCGCTGCTGGGCCATTACAGCATCATCATCGGCCTGCGCCAGCGCTTGCGCCAACTGGCGCAACAACTCAGGCCGGACATCCTGCACGCCCATTCGCCGGCGCTGAACGCCATCGCCGCGCTCAGCGTCGGCCGCGCGCTGGGCATTCCGGTGGTGTATGAAATCCGCGCCTTCTGGGAAGATGCGGCGGCCGACCATGGCACTGGCCGCATCAACGGCTTGCGCTACCGGCTCAGCCGCGCGCTGGAAAGCTATGCGCTGCACCGGGTCGACGCGGTCACCACCATTTGCGAGGGCTTGCGCATAGACCTGGCCGCGCGCGGCATTCCGGCGGCAAAAATCACGGTGATCCCGAACGCGGTCGACAGCAGCGCCTTCGAGCGGCCCTCGGCCGACGGACCGCAACTGGCGCGCCAACTGGGGCTGCACGGCCATCTGGTGCTGGGTTTCATCGGCTCCTTTTACGCTTATGAAGGCTTGGCGCTGTTGTTGCAAGCGATGCCGCGCCTGCTGGCCGCGTTTCCATCGCTGCGCCTGCTGCTGGCCGGCGGCGGACCGCAGGAAGCCGAATTGATGCGTCTGTCCGAACGGCTCGGCATCAGCCGCCAGGTGGTGTTCGCCGGCCGCGTGCCGCACGCGCAGATCGGCGCGTATTACCAGATGATCGACATGCTGGTCTATCCGCGCCTGCCGATGCGGTTGACCGAGCTGGTCACGCCCTTAAAACCGCTGGAAGCGATGGCGCAAGGCCGGCTGGTGGTCGCTTCCGACGTCGGCGGCCACCGTGAATTGATTAGCCATGGCAAGACCGGCATCTTGTTCGAGGCTGGCAAGGCCGATGCGCTGGCCGACGCGGTGCTGCAATTGCTGCACGACGCCGACAGCTGGCCGTTCCTGCGCCGGGCGGCGCGCCATTATGTGCTGCAGGAACGCAACTGGAGCAGCAGCGTCAGCCGCTACGCCGGCATTTACCAGCGCCTGATTTCAAACAATCAATCGCACCAGTCCCCGAGCAAGCCGTCCAGCAAGGTGCCGCCATGA
- a CDS encoding TetR/AcrR family transcriptional regulator: MGRRRTIDPDQVLDAAEKIVRSEGVAGLTIDAVAKAVGITKGGVQSCFGSKDALIDAMFLRWGTEFENDISAITGPQRTPGATIRAHIEVTERTDDAESDRAAGMMAALLDTTEHLRRTQQWYASRLQGLDFAGEEARRLRLAFLANEGAFLLRSFGFMKMSEQEWRDAFTDIKALMNQR; this comes from the coding sequence ATGGGCAGACGGCGGACCATCGACCCGGACCAGGTATTGGATGCGGCGGAAAAAATCGTCCGCAGCGAGGGTGTCGCGGGCTTGACCATCGATGCGGTGGCGAAGGCGGTCGGCATCACCAAGGGCGGGGTGCAATCGTGTTTCGGCAGCAAGGATGCGTTGATCGACGCGATGTTCTTGCGTTGGGGAACCGAGTTTGAAAACGATATCAGCGCCATCACCGGCCCCCAGCGCACGCCGGGAGCCACTATCCGCGCGCATATCGAAGTGACCGAACGCACCGACGACGCCGAGAGCGACCGGGCCGCCGGCATGATGGCGGCCTTGCTCGACACCACCGAACATTTGCGGCGCACCCAGCAATGGTATGCGTCGCGCTTGCAGGGACTGGATTTTGCCGGTGAAGAAGCGCGCCGGCTGCGGCTGGCCTTCCTGGCCAACGAAGGCGCGTTCCTGCTGCGCAGCTTCGGCTTCATGAAAATGAGCGAGCAGGAGTGGCGTGACGCGTTTACCGATATCAAGGCGTTGATGAATCAACGCTAG
- a CDS encoding class I SAM-dependent methyltransferase has protein sequence MFPFTTVLLILAVSLLCLYTLHKVRLIHLLLHDIKDQSLHGPDQLFRQVEALHNLQLELRLDKSLPATRGWAASPDFLLEVARNVLAAKPRKVLECGSGASTVVLARCLQLNGGGKLWSLEHDAAYAEQTRQQLARHGLSDWAEVLHAPLHDGVTGIDGWPWYQHDILSSKEAIDMLVIDGPPQAVHQLARYPAGPVLFERLRLGGKIFLDDAARPDEQQTLQRWKSEFPQFEHATRVCEKGCAVLTRCL, from the coding sequence ATGTTTCCCTTCACCACAGTGTTACTGATCCTTGCCGTATCGCTGCTGTGCCTCTATACGCTGCACAAAGTGCGGCTGATCCATTTGCTGCTGCACGATATCAAGGACCAGTCGCTGCACGGCCCCGACCAGTTGTTCCGCCAGGTCGAAGCGTTGCACAATCTGCAGCTGGAATTGCGGCTGGACAAAAGCCTGCCCGCCACGCGCGGCTGGGCGGCCTCGCCCGACTTCTTGCTGGAAGTGGCGCGCAACGTGCTGGCCGCCAAGCCGCGCAAGGTGCTGGAATGCGGCAGCGGCGCGTCGACCGTGGTGCTGGCGCGCTGCCTGCAATTGAATGGCGGCGGCAAATTATGGAGCCTGGAACACGATGCCGCTTACGCCGAGCAAACCCGGCAGCAACTGGCGCGCCACGGCTTGTCCGACTGGGCCGAAGTGCTGCATGCGCCCTTGCACGATGGCGTGACCGGCATCGATGGCTGGCCATGGTACCAGCATGACATTCTGTCCAGCAAAGAAGCAATCGACATGCTGGTAATCGACGGCCCGCCGCAAGCGGTACACCAGCTGGCGCGCTACCCGGCCGGCCCGGTCCTGTTCGAACGACTGCGCCTGGGCGGCAAGATCTTCCTCGACGATGCGGCCCGGCCCGATGAACAGCAAACGCTGCAACGCTGGAAAAGCGAATTCCCGCAATTCGAACATGCCACCCGGGTGTGCGAAAAAGGTTGTGCGGTGCTGACGCGTTGCCTTTGA
- a CDS encoding glycosyltransferase, with product MKLSGLRIALVGPVPPPSGGMANQTGQLAALLRADGATVQLLAVNLPWPPHWAWLGRIKFLRAMLRLPLHVWRLWRVADTVDLFHIMANSGWSWHLHAAPAVWIAMLKGKPSVLNYRGGEAAAFFARSPRLVTLSLRRADSIVVPSAFLAAIFEQYGFAAQIVPNVIDLGRFAPRGPSQPRLRPAGNGPHILVARNLETIYDNASAIRAFAVVRQTCPGAKLCIAGSGPQLPSLQQLVATLGLADSVTFTGRIDNSAMSALYQASDIVLNPSLADNMPVSVLEALACGVPLVSTDAGGIPHLLQHQASALLVPPGDVQAMAQALLTLIRSPSTARRLAANGLLHVAQFSWDSVAPLLMAQYRRVLRGPRSGLYTRLVAAVLFPLHEKCKRHDSLALRRQMELSQWWSAERLRQWQLQRLRSLLEHAQAHVPYYRALFASIGFDAGQVDTLADLVRLPLLVKADIGFCRNAFKSSQARGLQRFNTGGSSGEPLVFYIGRERISHDVAAKWRATRWWGVDIGDREVVVWGSPIELKVQDRLRRLRDRLLRSTLLPAFEMSANKVDGFIRQIRRIRPRMLFGYPSALSHIARRAADTGTALDGLGVRVAFVTSERLYDEQRDTIGRAFGCPVANGYGARDAGFIAHECPEGGMHITAEDIIVEIVDAAGQPLPPGASGAIVVTHLASRDFPFIRYATGDVGTLASEPCACGRGLPLLKHIDGRSTDFVVAHDGTVMHGLALVYILRDLPQVRGFKIIQESLLLTRILLVALPVLDQAARLAIVAGFQARLGAAVAIVIEEMTEISPDTSGKFRYVVSKILAT from the coding sequence ATGAAACTGTCCGGCCTCCGCATCGCGCTGGTCGGTCCCGTGCCGCCGCCGTCGGGCGGCATGGCCAACCAGACCGGACAACTGGCGGCGCTGCTGCGCGCCGACGGCGCCACCGTGCAACTGCTGGCAGTCAACCTGCCGTGGCCGCCGCACTGGGCCTGGCTGGGCCGGATCAAGTTCCTGCGCGCCATGCTGCGCCTGCCGCTCCATGTATGGCGCTTGTGGCGCGTGGCCGATACGGTCGACCTGTTCCACATCATGGCCAATTCCGGCTGGTCCTGGCATTTGCACGCCGCGCCGGCTGTATGGATCGCCATGCTCAAAGGCAAGCCATCGGTATTGAACTACCGCGGCGGCGAGGCGGCGGCATTTTTCGCCAGGAGTCCACGGCTGGTGACGCTCAGCCTGCGCCGCGCCGACAGCATCGTGGTGCCGTCGGCCTTCCTGGCCGCGATCTTCGAGCAATACGGCTTTGCCGCCCAGATCGTGCCGAATGTCATCGACCTGGGCCGCTTTGCGCCGCGTGGCCCCAGCCAGCCCCGGCTCCGTCCGGCCGGGAACGGTCCGCACATCCTGGTGGCGCGCAACCTGGAAACCATTTACGACAATGCCAGCGCCATACGCGCGTTTGCCGTCGTCAGGCAAACCTGCCCTGGAGCCAAGCTGTGCATCGCCGGCAGCGGTCCGCAACTGCCATCCTTGCAACAATTGGTGGCCACGCTGGGACTGGCCGATAGCGTCACCTTTACCGGCCGGATCGACAACAGTGCCATGAGCGCGCTGTACCAGGCCAGCGACATCGTGCTCAATCCCAGCCTGGCCGACAATATGCCGGTCTCGGTGCTGGAAGCGCTGGCTTGCGGCGTGCCGCTGGTCAGTACCGACGCCGGCGGCATTCCGCATCTCTTGCAACACCAGGCCAGCGCGCTGCTGGTGCCGCCCGGCGATGTGCAAGCGATGGCGCAGGCGCTGCTGACGCTGATCCGCAGCCCGTCGACGGCGCGTCGCCTGGCCGCCAACGGCTTGCTGCATGTCGCGCAATTTTCGTGGGACAGCGTGGCACCGCTGCTGATGGCGCAATACCGCCGCGTGCTGCGCGGCCCCCGTTCCGGCCTGTACACCCGGCTGGTAGCCGCCGTGCTGTTTCCGCTGCATGAAAAATGCAAGCGCCACGACAGCCTGGCGCTGCGCCGCCAGATGGAATTGTCGCAATGGTGGAGCGCCGAGCGGCTGCGGCAATGGCAATTGCAGCGCTTGCGCAGCTTGCTGGAACACGCCCAGGCCCATGTGCCCTACTACCGGGCCTTGTTCGCCAGCATCGGCTTCGACGCCGGCCAGGTCGATACGCTGGCCGACCTGGTCCGCTTGCCGCTGCTGGTCAAGGCCGACATCGGCTTTTGCCGCAACGCATTCAAATCCAGCCAGGCGCGCGGTTTGCAGCGTTTTAACACCGGCGGCTCCAGCGGCGAACCGCTGGTATTTTATATCGGCCGCGAACGCATCAGCCACGATGTCGCCGCCAAATGGCGCGCCACGCGCTGGTGGGGCGTCGATATCGGCGACCGCGAAGTGGTGGTGTGGGGTTCGCCGATCGAGCTCAAGGTGCAAGACCGGCTGCGGCGGCTGCGCGACCGCCTATTGCGCAGCACGCTGCTGCCGGCGTTTGAAATGTCGGCCAACAAAGTCGACGGCTTCATCCGCCAAATCCGCCGCATCCGGCCGCGCATGCTGTTCGGCTACCCGTCGGCGCTGAGCCATATCGCGCGCCGCGCCGCCGATACCGGCACCGCGCTGGACGGCCTCGGCGTGCGGGTCGCCTTCGTCACCTCGGAACGGCTGTACGATGAACAGCGCGACACCATCGGCCGCGCGTTCGGCTGCCCGGTGGCCAATGGCTACGGCGCGCGCGACGCCGGTTTCATCGCCCATGAATGCCCGGAAGGCGGCATGCACATCACCGCCGAAGACATCATCGTCGAAATCGTCGACGCGGCCGGCCAGCCGCTGCCGCCGGGCGCCAGCGGCGCCATCGTGGTGACCCACCTGGCCAGCCGCGATTTTCCCTTCATCCGCTACGCCACCGGCGACGTCGGCACGCTGGCGAGCGAACCGTGCGCCTGCGGCCGCGGCTTGCCGCTGCTCAAGCACATCGACGGCCGCAGCACCGACTTCGTGGTGGCCCACGACGGCACCGTCATGCATGGCCTGGCGCTGGTCTACATCTTGCGCGACTTGCCGCAAGTGCGCGGTTTCAAGATCATCCAGGAAAGCCTGCTGTTGACGCGCATCCTGCTGGTCGCGCTGCCGGTGCTGGACCAGGCCGCCAGGCTGGCCATCGTCGCCGGCTTCCAGGCCAGGCTGGGCGCGGCAGTCGCCATCGTCATCGAAGAAATGACGGAAATCAGCCCCGACACGTCCGGCAAATTCCGCTATGTCGTCAGTAAAATCCTTGCAACTTGA
- a CDS encoding MBOAT family O-acyltransferase translates to MLFNSFGFLFFYLPLVLAGYFWLGRYNPRRAVAWLALASLFFYAYWDARYLPLLLTSISINYGCGRMLASASSLARKRWLVLALGGNLLLLAYYKYANFFVDSVNSVAGTGWAGWTIVLPIGISFFTFTQIAFLVDCYRSEVREVRFIHYVLFVSYFPHLIAGPVLHHKEMMPQFADPANCRPSAANFAVGMSIFVVGLAKKVLIADNLSPMAIPVFAAGAHPQLIEAWIGLLAYTFQLYFDFSGYSDMAIGLSRLFGVKLPLNFNSPYKAGNISEFWRRWHMTLSRFLRDYLYIALGGSRNGRLLRYRNLMLTMLLGGLWHGAGWTFVIWGGLHGVYLVIHHAWDAWAGQLALRRARWWRYAAAWLTLSAVMLGWVFFRAPDVASAVDILGALFGANGLNLPRGWSGHAGWFHSLGFAPLFDGIRWIEFGGPGLPVLLGAMLLAFLAPNTQEIFCHYEPCIERIFQARQRWTFSWSPSQRWSVGCAALFIACIFGMNRVTEFLYFQF, encoded by the coding sequence ATGTTGTTTAATTCGTTCGGCTTCCTGTTTTTTTACTTGCCGCTGGTGCTGGCCGGCTATTTCTGGCTGGGCCGCTACAACCCGCGCCGGGCCGTGGCCTGGCTGGCGCTGGCCTCGCTGTTTTTCTATGCGTACTGGGATGCCCGCTACCTGCCGTTGTTGCTTACCTCGATCAGCATCAATTATGGCTGCGGCCGGATGCTGGCGAGCGCTTCATCGCTTGCCCGCAAACGCTGGCTGGTGCTGGCCCTGGGCGGCAATTTGCTGTTGCTGGCCTATTATAAATACGCGAATTTTTTTGTCGACAGTGTCAACAGCGTGGCCGGCACCGGCTGGGCCGGGTGGACGATCGTGCTGCCGATCGGCATCTCCTTTTTTACCTTCACGCAAATCGCTTTCCTCGTCGATTGTTACCGCAGCGAAGTGCGCGAGGTCCGCTTTATCCATTACGTCTTGTTCGTCAGTTACTTTCCGCACTTGATCGCCGGACCGGTGCTGCATCACAAGGAAATGATGCCGCAATTCGCCGACCCCGCCAATTGCCGGCCCAGCGCCGCCAATTTTGCGGTCGGCATGTCGATCTTCGTGGTCGGGCTGGCCAAAAAAGTGCTGATCGCCGACAACCTGTCGCCGATGGCGATCCCGGTATTCGCGGCCGGCGCGCATCCGCAACTGATCGAGGCGTGGATCGGCTTGCTGGCTTATACCTTTCAACTGTATTTCGATTTTTCCGGTTATTCCGATATGGCGATCGGGCTGTCGCGGCTGTTCGGCGTCAAATTGCCGCTGAATTTCAATTCACCGTACAAGGCTGGCAATATCAGCGAATTCTGGCGCCGCTGGCATATGACCTTGTCGCGTTTCTTGCGCGATTATCTGTATATCGCGCTGGGCGGCAGCCGCAACGGCAGGCTGCTGCGCTACCGCAATCTGATGCTGACCATGTTGCTGGGCGGCCTGTGGCATGGCGCCGGCTGGACCTTCGTCATCTGGGGCGGCTTGCACGGGGTTTATCTGGTGATCCACCACGCCTGGGATGCGTGGGCGGGGCAGCTCGCGCTGCGCCGCGCGCGCTGGTGGCGCTATGCCGCGGCTTGGCTGACCTTGAGCGCCGTGATGCTGGGCTGGGTATTTTTCCGCGCGCCCGATGTGGCCAGCGCGGTCGACATTCTCGGCGCGCTGTTCGGCGCCAACGGCTTGAACTTGCCGCGCGGCTGGTCCGGCCACGCCGGCTGGTTCCACAGCCTCGGCTTCGCGCCGCTGTTCGACGGCATCCGCTGGATCGAATTCGGCGGGCCCGGCTTGCCGGTATTGCTGGGCGCAATGTTGCTGGCGTTTCTGGCGCCGAATACGCAAGAAATATTCTGTCATTACGAACCTTGTATTGAAAGAATATTTCAAGCTCGGCAACGCTGGACATTCAGCTGGTCTCCCAGCCAGCGCTGGAGCGTGGGGTGTGCCGCGCTGTTCATCGCCTGCATCTTCGGCATGAACCGGGTCACCGAATTCCTTTATTTCCAATTCTGA
- a CDS encoding MFS transporter has protein sequence MSRVPLHPAAHPPAAAQKWLILAIISSALLLIVIDMTVLYTALPRLTHDLGASASAKLWIVNAYPLVVSGLLPGFGTLGDKLGHKRLFIGGLAVFGIASLGAAYAPTAGLLIVARGFLAVGAAMMMPATLSIIRITFTDERERALAIGVWASVASGGAAFGPVLGGFLLEHFWWGSVFLINVPIVLLALVLGLIHMPYHPGQPQRRWDLLGSLHIMVGLIGITYAIKELSKRQPSPEAALVALLAGLLFMVLFVRRQRRRPDPLIDFRIFRERRFASAVGAALIAAAALVGMELVLSQRLQLVLDMSPLQAGLFFLPIPLASFVAGPLTGLLIPRIGSARVLWGSLLISGVGMGAYLLAYQSGNLMQMASLTVQGFGLGAAMTAASSAIMQNAPPGQEGMAASIEEVSFELGGAIGVTVLGSIMSGVYTASMTIPSAVHVTPLVRDSLDEALLAAAQLAPQAAAVLVTLGKTAFDHAFVAVLASATSILLLAALAVRLWSGAGGPATTRQSIPASGAVEQT, from the coding sequence ATGTCCCGCGTCCCTCTCCATCCCGCGGCGCATCCGCCTGCCGCTGCACAAAAATGGCTGATCCTCGCCATCATTTCCAGCGCATTGCTGCTGATCGTCATCGACATGACCGTACTGTACACCGCCCTGCCGCGCCTGACGCACGACCTGGGCGCGTCGGCGTCGGCCAAGTTATGGATCGTCAACGCCTATCCGCTGGTGGTGTCCGGCCTGCTGCCGGGTTTCGGCACGCTGGGCGACAAGCTGGGTCACAAGCGCCTGTTCATCGGCGGCCTGGCCGTGTTCGGCATCGCGTCGCTGGGCGCCGCCTATGCGCCGACGGCCGGGCTGCTGATTGTCGCGCGCGGTTTCCTGGCCGTTGGCGCGGCGATGATGATGCCGGCCACCTTGTCGATCATCCGCATCACCTTTACCGACGAGCGCGAACGTGCACTGGCGATCGGCGTGTGGGCCTCGGTCGCATCCGGCGGCGCCGCGTTCGGCCCGGTGCTGGGCGGCTTCTTGCTGGAACATTTCTGGTGGGGCTCGGTATTCCTGATCAATGTGCCGATCGTCTTGCTGGCCCTGGTGCTGGGCCTGATCCATATGCCGTATCATCCGGGCCAGCCGCAGCGGCGCTGGGATTTGCTGGGCTCGCTGCACATCATGGTGGGATTGATCGGCATCACCTATGCGATCAAGGAATTGAGCAAACGCCAGCCCTCGCCGGAAGCGGCGCTGGTGGCCCTGCTGGCCGGCCTGCTGTTCATGGTGTTGTTCGTGCGCCGCCAGCGGCGCCGTCCCGACCCGCTGATCGATTTCAGGATTTTCCGCGAACGCCGCTTTGCATCGGCCGTCGGCGCCGCGCTGATCGCCGCCGCGGCGCTGGTCGGCATGGAACTGGTGTTGAGCCAGCGCTTGCAACTGGTGCTGGACATGTCGCCGCTGCAAGCCGGCCTGTTCTTCTTGCCGATCCCGCTCGCGTCGTTCGTGGCCGGCCCGCTGACCGGCTTGCTGATACCGCGCATCGGCAGCGCGCGCGTGCTGTGGGGTTCGCTGCTCATCTCCGGCGTCGGCATGGGCGCCTATCTGCTGGCTTACCAGTCGGGCAACCTGATGCAGATGGCCAGCCTGACGGTGCAGGGTTTCGGCCTCGGCGCGGCGATGACGGCGGCGTCCAGCGCGATCATGCAAAACGCGCCGCCGGGCCAGGAAGGCATGGCCGCGTCGATCGAAGAGGTGTCGTTCGAACTGGGCGGCGCGATCGGCGTCACCGTGCTGGGCAGCATCATGTCGGGCGTCTATACCGCGTCGATGACGATACCCTCCGCCGTGCACGTGACGCCACTGGTGCGCGACAGCCTCGATGAAGCGCTGCTGGCCGCCGCACAACTGGCGCCGCAGGCCGCCGCCGTGCTGGTAACGCTGGGCAAAACCGCATTCGACCACGCGTTTGTCGCCGTGCTGGCCAGCGCGACGTCGATCTTGCTGCTGGCCGCGCTGGCGGTACGCTTATGGTCGGGAGCTGGCGGGCCGGCCACCACCAGGCAATCCATTCCGGCAAGCGGCGCTGTCGAACAAACATAA
- a CDS encoding acyltransferase, with protein MDRRTSWLRVIACFMVVLLHVCADNFYVYDTRWASANLYDSMMRACVPLFFMISGANLLAKRESLSSFLRKRCMRILPPFLFWSLFYLCWRSANGETIANWAQEIIARPASFHLWYFYALIGLYAVVPVLRKFYQHGSSNEQLAFLALWLLVASIYPMIVGLQDDLACGHWQASGVPAMYQLLYFGGFIGYFVLGAMLAENRGPISNGLGSGLLLFMLGSAGTAIATWWLAVRSGGRPCEFFYSYLSPLVITAAYGLFSACMSLPAGLPSRRLAVVSDCTLGIYCLHIFVMQNFKLTGVTAAAGNAWITSLTTAAAVFAVSLAVIWLMRSIKLFRHVT; from the coding sequence ATGGATAGAAGAACCAGCTGGCTACGCGTCATCGCCTGTTTCATGGTCGTCTTGCTGCATGTCTGCGCCGATAATTTTTATGTCTACGACACGCGCTGGGCGTCGGCCAATCTTTATGACTCGATGATGCGCGCCTGCGTGCCGCTGTTTTTCATGATCAGCGGCGCCAACCTGCTGGCCAAGCGCGAATCGCTGTCGTCATTCTTGCGCAAGCGCTGCATGCGCATCCTGCCGCCGTTCCTGTTCTGGTCCTTGTTTTACTTGTGCTGGCGCAGCGCCAATGGCGAAACCATCGCCAACTGGGCGCAAGAAATCATCGCCAGGCCGGCCAGTTTTCACCTGTGGTATTTTTATGCGCTGATCGGCCTGTATGCGGTGGTGCCGGTATTGCGCAAATTTTACCAGCACGGCAGCAGCAATGAACAACTGGCCTTCCTGGCGCTGTGGCTGCTGGTGGCGTCGATTTATCCGATGATCGTAGGCTTGCAAGACGATCTGGCATGCGGCCACTGGCAAGCCAGCGGCGTGCCCGCCATGTATCAATTATTGTATTTCGGCGGTTTCATCGGCTATTTTGTGCTGGGCGCGATGCTGGCCGAGAATCGCGGTCCGATCAGCAATGGACTCGGCAGCGGCTTGCTGCTGTTCATGCTGGGGTCGGCCGGCACGGCCATCGCCACCTGGTGGCTGGCCGTCAGGTCTGGCGGCCGACCCTGCGAATTCTTTTACAGCTATCTGTCGCCGCTGGTCATCACCGCCGCCTATGGCCTGTTCTCGGCCTGCATGTCGCTGCCAGCGGGGCTGCCGTCGCGCCGGCTGGCGGTCGTGTCCGATTGCACGCTGGGGATATATTGCCTGCATATTTTTGTCATGCAAAACTTCAAGCTGACCGGCGTCACGGCGGCCGCCGGCAATGCCTGGATCACGTCGCTGACCACGGCGGCGGCGGTGTTTGCCGTGTCGTTGGCCGTGATCTGGCTGATGCGCAGCATCAAGCTATTCCGTCATGTCACTTGA